A section of the Sander vitreus isolate 19-12246 chromosome 19, sanVit1, whole genome shotgun sequence genome encodes:
- the mpdu1b gene encoding mannose-P-dolichol utilization defect 1b — MAEETVLNEGASFMDPFKGLLLTYFMPESCYDEFFLNFNFLYVPCLKIVLSKGLGIGIILGSVMVKLPQIIKLMGAKSAEGLSFQTVLLELLAITGTMAYSIANKFPFSAWGEALFLMLQTVAIGFLIQHYGGRTSRGVLFLVVFIGLLVLVLSPVTPMPVVTYLQASNMPAIIIGRLIQAAANLRNGHTGQLSAVSVFLLFAGSLARIFTSVQETGDTLMAFTYVISSACNGIIALQVLYYWNSSPERKKKKKKSE, encoded by the exons ATGGCGGAGGAAACAGTTTTGAATGAAGGCGCGTCCTTTATGGATCCTTTTAAAGgacttttgttgacatattttatGCCGGAATCATGTTACGACGAGTTCTTTCTCAATTTTAACTTTTTGTACG TACCATGTCTGAAGATTGTGCTGAGCAAAGGCCTGGGGATCGGCATCATCCTGGGATCAGTGATGG TGAAGTTGCCTCAGATTATCAAGCTGATGGGAGCAAAGAGCGCTGAGGGGCTGAGCTTCCAGAcggtgctgctggagctgctggccATCACAGGAACAATGGCCTACAGCATCGCCAACAAGTTCCCTTTCAG TGCGTGGGGCGAGGCTCTGTTCCTCATGCTGCAGACAGTCGCCATTGGCTTCCTCATTCAGCACTACGGAGGCAGAACCAGCAGAG GTGTGCTGTTTCTGGTGGTGTTCATCGGCCTGCTGGTCCTCGTGCTGTCTCCGGTCACTCCCATGCCAGTGGTCACCTACCTGCAGGCCTCCAACATGCCGGCCATCATCATCGGCAGG CTGATCCAGGCAGCCGCCAACCTCCGGAACGGGCACACGGGCCAGCTGTCGGCCGTCTCCGTCTTCCTGCTGTTCGCCGGATCCCTGGCCCGCATATTCACCTcagtacag GAAACTGGAGACACGCTGATGGCCTTCACCTACGTCATCTCCTCCGCCTGCAACGGCATCATCGCTCTGCAGGTTCTCTACTACTGGAACAGCTCCCCGGAgcgcaagaagaagaaaaagaagagcgAGTAG